A genomic stretch from Methanomassiliicoccales archaeon includes:
- a CDS encoding methanogenesis marker 6 protein: MIVIAPSSEITPDQIVRFLHSLGKNITIKETCYGAMIEGRKEDVQVAVREVRKLDPNRIYSKLRGFPVGDQRRCRALHGSRPGFTQLEKEWEMLSLIEKGLRAAEKNEKVAEKKKKGKLSVDDFKRIVKEVIG; this comes from the coding sequence ATGATTGTCATCGCACCAAGTTCCGAGATTACGCCGGATCAAATTGTCCGATTTTTGCACAGCCTTGGAAAGAATATCACGATAAAAGAAACCTGCTATGGTGCAATGATCGAAGGGAGAAAAGAGGATGTGCAGGTGGCGGTTCGTGAAGTGAGGAAGCTTGACCCCAATCGCATCTATTCGAAGTTGAGAGGATTTCCCGTTGGTGACCAGCGTCGGTGCAGGGCTCTTCACGGCTCTAGACCTGGGTTTACGCAGCTTGAAAAGGAATGGGAAATGTTGTCACTCATCGAGAAAGGTTTGCGTGCCGCTGAGAAGAATGAAAAAGTCGCTGAAAAGAAAAAGAAAGGAAAGTTGTCAGTGGACGATTTCAAGAGGATTGTTAAAGAGGTGATTGGTTGA